The DNA sequence GGTTGAGCAGGAACAACTCCAGGAGGGACGGGGCGAAAAGGAACAACAGGAGCGTGCCGCGCATAACTCCGGCAACCCCAAGGTCATCTCCCTTTCGGACCGTCGGAAGAAATAACGGTTCCGACATGCCTGAGACTCTCGACCTCCCCCGGAAACGGGGGAGGTCTTTTGTTGAAGAAACCCACCGCAACCTCACGTTTTATCTTGACATACCCCTTGACCGCCGCTATAAATTTCCCACAAGGTGGAAAAAAGTGGAAATTGGTGGCAGATGACCGAAGCGATCGACATATTCGGGGGGGAAACCCCGAGCACCATCGACGGCAAAGGACGGACCTGTATCCCGGCAAAATTCAGGGATGCGCTCGTCGGCCTGTCGGGGGATGCGCGCTTCATCATCACCAAGGCCGCCCCCGTGGACCTGGGCGACGGCACCTTTGGCCGCGGCCTTTCCGTGTATCCCCTGGATGCATGGTCCGGGATAAAGAAAAAGATCCTTGCCAACGAGGGGGGGTTCACATCGGCGCAATTGAACAGTATCAAGCGCCAGATCATCAACCCGGCGGAGGAGTGCAGCGCCGACAAGCTCGGGCGGGTGTTGATCCCCTCTGCACTGCGGCTGCACGCCGAATTGGAACGGGACATCTGGTTCGCCGGCATGGGACAACGCTTCGATATCTGGAGCAAGGGAACGTATAGCCGCATCAACGCGCAGGACGAGAAAAACTTCCCGCTGGATTCGGAAGCGCTCGCCGTACTGGGCATTTAAGATGACCTCCTTCCATCACCTGTCGGTCATGCCGGACGAGGTCATCGCCCTGCTGCAACCCCG is a window from the Oryzomonas sagensis genome containing:
- the mraZ gene encoding division/cell wall cluster transcriptional repressor MraZ, which encodes MTEAIDIFGGETPSTIDGKGRTCIPAKFRDALVGLSGDARFIITKAAPVDLGDGTFGRGLSVYPLDAWSGIKKKILANEGGFTSAQLNSIKRQIINPAEECSADKLGRVLIPSALRLHAELERDIWFAGMGQRFDIWSKGTYSRINAQDEKNFPLDSEALAVLGI